CCTCCGTCCGGGTGGACACGGGAACGGCCACGGCGGTCGGGGCAGCGGTCCGGTGACGGGTGAACGGCTGCCAACTCCGCACCGTTGCAGCCAAGTTGGCCCATCCCGGCAGGGTCCTCCGTCGGGCCCCGCCGGTGTCCCCCGTCCGGGCGGATTGGGCCGTACGGCGGCGCGGGCATCCATGGCCTGGATCCGACGAACCATCACCGCACGGCGGCGTCGCGCGTCCCCGTCGCCGGGAAGGGGCCGTCCCGTGCCCGCCGCAGCACCGCCCGACGGCGGGCCCCGCCGTCCGCTCACCGCCCTCCTGGCCGCCCTGCTCGGGATCGCCGCCGTCGCCGCACCGGCGCGGGCCGACGCCGGGCCGGTGACGGTGTTCCCGATCACCACCACGCCCGGCACCCTCCCCGCCGGCATCACCGCCGGGCCGGACGGCGCGCTGTGGTTCACGGGGTCGGGGGTCGGCCGGATCGGGCGGATCACCACGGGCGGCGCGGTCACCGACTTCCCCACCTCTCGCCCGGACAGCTTCCCCTTCGGCATCACCGCGGGCCCGGACCGGGCGCTGTGGTTCACCGAGGGCAGGGGGAACCGGATCGGCCGGATCACCACGGCCGGCCGGGTCACGGAGTTCCCGGTGCCGACGGCGGGCGCCTTCCCCGCCGGGATCGCGGCCGGCCCCGACGGCGCCCTGTGGTTCACCGAGCAGGACGGCGACAGGATCGGCCGGATCACCACGGCCGGCCGGGTCACCGAGTTCGCGCTGCCCACGGCGGACGCCTCCCCGTCCGCGATCGCCGCGGGTGCGGACGGCGCCCTGTGGTTCACCGAGCCGGCCGGCCGAAGGATCGGGCGCATCTCCGTCACCGGCCGGATCACCGAGTTCCCGCTGCCCGGGGGCGCGGACCTCCCCGGTGACATCGTCTCCGGACCCGGCGGCATGTGGTTCACCGTGTCGGGACCGGACGCGGTCGGCCGGATCGACTCCGCGGGGCGGGTCACCCGGTTCGCGCTGCCCGGCGCCGACAGCGGGGCGAGCGGGATCACGCTCGGCCCCGACGGACACGTCTGGTACGCCGACCCGGCCGGGCGGATCGGGCGGGTCGGCCCGGACGGCACGGTCACCGCCTTCGTGGTGCCGGGCGGCGAAGAGGGGGTGCCGCCCTTCCGGCTCACGGCCGGCCCCGGGCGGACGGTGTGGTTCACCCAGCTCTTCGGCAACGCCGTGGGGCGCGTGAGCTCCCCCGCCGCCTGAGGGCGCACGAGCCGCACGGACGGACCACACGGACGCACCACACCGACGGGCCGCACGGACGGCCCGGGCCGCGTTCCTCCCACCCCCCTCACGTACCCTCGCGCACCCCTTGTTATGACGACTGTCATAGAGCAGTCTGGTGGCCACTGGCGGACAGGGTGGGAGGAACGAGTGGTGGGCGTGGTCGCGCGGGAGATGTGGGAACGGTTCGAGCCGGTGCACGATCTGGTGTACTTCGCGCCCGAGGCCCGGCGGGCCGCGGACGGGCTGGGCATGCGCGGGTTCTGGATGGGCTACTTCGCGCTGCGGGCGGCCCCGCTCGGCGCCGTGTCCCCGTCCGTGGTGACGAGCGGTTTCTACGTCTTCCACCCCGCGCGGGTGGCCAGGGCGCTGCCGGACGCCTGGTCGTACGCGGCTCCCGGGCAGGTGCTGGCCGCCCGCTCGGAGGCGATGGAGGCGGCGATGACCCGCCTGTTCGGGGCGGAGTCGGTGGAGTCCGCCGCGCTGGCCGAGGCGGCCGACCTCGCATGGGAGGCGGCGGCCGGCGCGGACACGGCGGGTCGGGTGCTGGCCGGCGCCAACCAGGCGCTGGAGCGGCCGGAACGACCGGCGGCACGACTGTGGCAGGCCCTGACGACCCTGCGCGAACACCGGGGCGACGGACATGTCGCGGTCCTGGTGGGCCAGGGGCTCGGGCCGGTGGAGGCCATGGTGCTCAAGGCGGCCGCCGGGGAGTCCGACGGACCGTTCCTGCGCGAGACCCGCAAGTGGCCCCAGGAGGACTGGACGGCCGCCGGGACCGCCCTGCGGGAACGGGGCCTCCTCACCGCGGACGGCGCGCTGACGCCGGCGGGCGAGGCGGAGCGCGCGCTGGTCGAGAGGCGTACCGACGAGGCGGCCGGGCGGCCTTGGGCGGCGCTCGGCGCGGAGCGCACCGAGCGGCTCGCCGGGCTGCTGGAGCCGCTGGCCCGCACCGTCCTGGGCTCGGGGCTGCTGCCGCCCGGCAACCCGGTGGGGTTGACCGGACGGCTGCTCGCCGGCAGCCGCTCGGGTATCCGCTTCA
Above is a genomic segment from Streptomyces collinus Tu 365 containing:
- a CDS encoding SCO6745 family protein; the protein is MWERFEPVHDLVYFAPEARRAADGLGMRGFWMGYFALRAAPLGAVSPSVVTSGFYVFHPARVARALPDAWSYAAPGQVLAARSEAMEAAMTRLFGAESVESAALAEAADLAWEAAAGADTAGRVLAGANQALERPERPAARLWQALTTLREHRGDGHVAVLVGQGLGPVEAMVLKAAAGESDGPFLRETRKWPQEDWTAAGTALRERGLLTADGALTPAGEAERALVERRTDEAAGRPWAALGAERTERLAGLLEPLARTVLGSGLLPPGNPVGLTGRLLAGSRSGIRFMKPVRQTG